In the Hymenobacter volaticus genome, one interval contains:
- a CDS encoding nuclear transport factor 2 family protein translates to MHTPQELIKQAYAAFNARDIPTVLATLHPQVRWARAWEGDYATGHEEVRAYWQRQWQELDPHVEPTQIIELPDGRLEVRVQQVVKDMQGPSSLRAW, encoded by the coding sequence ATGCACACTCCCCAAGAACTCATTAAACAAGCGTACGCGGCTTTCAACGCGCGCGACATCCCGACGGTCTTGGCCACGCTTCACCCTCAAGTACGCTGGGCCCGGGCCTGGGAAGGCGACTATGCCACCGGTCACGAGGAAGTGCGCGCTTACTGGCAGCGACAATGGCAGGAACTCGATCCGCACGTTGAACCCACGCAAATCATTGAATTACCCGATGGCCGTTTGGAAGTCAGGGTGCAGCAAGTGGTGAAAGACATGCAGGGGCCCTCGTCTTTGAGGGCCTGGTGA
- a CDS encoding M1 family metallopeptidase, whose translation MGASIWWPTKDHQADEVDSMLISVTVPKGLKDVSNGRLRKTTKLPGGATRFDWFVASPINNYCVALNVGDFQHFGDTYQGEKGKLTLDYWVLPESLPKAKQQFAANVKPMLKSMEHWFGPYPFYEDGYKLVESPHLGMEHQSAVAYGNKFDNGYRGRDLSGTGWGLKWDFIIIHESGHEWFGNNITSKDLADMWVHESFTNYSESLFVESLFGKQAGQEYVHGTRLGIANDAPIVGVFNVNNEGSGDMYPKGGNLLNMTRTLINDDEKWRQILRGLNKTFYHQTVNGTQVINYINQQSGQDFTKMFEQYLHHPNIPTLEVRFDKGEALGRWVADVPGFTMPVRVRQKGGEYRFVTPTTAFKPLGIPGLTKDNFEVDTFNAYIGVLID comes from the coding sequence GTGGGAGCGAGCATCTGGTGGCCCACCAAAGACCACCAGGCTGACGAAGTCGACAGCATGCTAATCAGCGTGACAGTGCCTAAAGGACTCAAAGACGTATCAAACGGGCGCCTGCGCAAAACTACCAAGCTGCCAGGCGGCGCTACTCGTTTCGATTGGTTTGTCGCCAGCCCCATCAACAACTACTGCGTGGCCCTGAACGTTGGCGACTTCCAGCACTTCGGCGACACCTACCAGGGCGAAAAGGGCAAGCTGACGCTGGATTATTGGGTGCTGCCCGAGAGCTTGCCGAAAGCTAAACAGCAGTTCGCGGCCAACGTGAAGCCCATGCTCAAGTCCATGGAGCACTGGTTTGGGCCCTACCCGTTCTATGAGGATGGCTACAAGCTAGTCGAGTCGCCGCACTTGGGCATGGAGCACCAGAGTGCCGTAGCCTACGGCAACAAGTTCGACAACGGCTACCGGGGCCGCGACTTATCGGGCACGGGCTGGGGTCTGAAGTGGGACTTTATCATCATTCACGAAAGCGGGCACGAGTGGTTCGGCAACAACATCACCTCCAAGGATCTGGCCGACATGTGGGTGCACGAGAGCTTCACCAACTACTCGGAAAGCCTGTTTGTGGAAAGTTTGTTCGGCAAGCAAGCCGGCCAGGAATACGTGCACGGCACCCGCCTGGGCATCGCCAACGACGCCCCCATTGTGGGCGTGTTCAACGTAAACAACGAGGGCTCCGGCGACATGTACCCCAAGGGCGGCAACCTGCTGAACATGACCCGCACCCTTATTAACGACGACGAGAAGTGGCGGCAGATTCTGCGGGGCCTCAACAAAACCTTCTACCACCAAACCGTTAACGGCACCCAAGTTATCAACTACATCAACCAGCAAAGCGGCCAGGACTTCACCAAAATGTTCGAGCAGTATCTGCACCACCCCAACATCCCGACCTTGGAAGTGCGCTTCGACAAGGGCGAGGCTCTGGGGCGGTGGGTGGCTGATGTGCCCGGCTTTACTATGCCCGTGCGGGTGCGCCAAAAAGGCGGCGAGTACCGCTTCGTGACGCCGACTACCGCCTTCAAACCCCTCGGCATCCCTGGTCTCACCAAAGACAACTTTGAAGTCGACACTTTCAACGCCTACATCGGGGTGCTGATCGACTAA
- a CDS encoding parallel beta-helix domain-containing protein codes for MKRPIYKLLTTGSWLGSRAQSILFVLVLFLLSACEKEVPSVAAPTVEAQENQTDLKLRKPDIIVKPGHSIQAALDAAEAGDLILILPGTYREALHVNKPNITLFGSPFVVVENPGAEEDGLFVGGRRPEPSNADGFELYNITFRGFKENGVFLLRVNDFVLSHITTINCGEYGLFPLFSNDGLIEYCTASGHSDTGIYVGQSENIRMNYNRAFANVNGLEIENCSHVVARHNVAYDNTAGFLVVLLPGLTVTTSTDIVLEKNQAYRNNHVNFAEPGGGFESVVPSGCGILIVGTDNTRVSQNRVQDNNFLGIAVVSTRLLGELAHIPQKPFC; via the coding sequence ATGAAAAGACCTATTTACAAGCTGCTTACCACCGGTAGCTGGCTAGGAAGTAGAGCGCAGAGTATCTTATTTGTGCTCGTTCTTTTCCTGCTCAGTGCGTGCGAGAAAGAAGTGCCTTCCGTCGCAGCTCCTACTGTCGAGGCGCAGGAAAACCAAACGGATTTAAAACTCCGGAAACCAGACATTATTGTTAAGCCCGGGCACTCCATTCAAGCAGCCCTTGATGCAGCGGAGGCAGGCGACTTGATCCTGATTCTGCCCGGTACTTACCGCGAAGCGCTCCACGTCAATAAACCCAATATCACCTTGTTTGGTAGTCCGTTCGTTGTTGTTGAAAATCCAGGAGCGGAAGAAGACGGCCTGTTTGTGGGTGGCAGAAGACCCGAGCCTAGCAACGCCGACGGCTTCGAGCTGTATAACATAACGTTCCGGGGATTTAAAGAGAATGGGGTCTTCCTGCTTCGCGTGAACGACTTTGTGCTCAGCCACATCACCACAATAAATTGCGGAGAATATGGCTTGTTCCCGTTGTTCAGCAACGACGGCCTGATCGAGTACTGCACGGCGAGTGGCCACTCCGATACGGGTATTTATGTCGGGCAGTCCGAGAACATCCGCATGAATTACAATCGAGCTTTTGCCAACGTCAACGGCTTGGAGATTGAGAATTGCTCTCACGTGGTGGCCCGTCATAACGTAGCCTACGATAATACCGCCGGCTTCCTGGTCGTGCTGCTCCCGGGCCTGACAGTGACTACCTCGACAGATATAGTCTTGGAAAAAAACCAGGCTTACCGCAACAACCACGTCAACTTTGCCGAACCGGGCGGTGGGTTTGAGAGTGTGGTGCCCAGCGGTTGTGGTATCCTAATCGTGGGCACCGATAATACCCGCGTATCGCAAAACCGGGTGCAAGACAATAACTTTCTGGGTATTGCCGTGGTGAGCACACGGCTTTTAGGCGAGCTCGCCCACATCCCCCAGAAGCCTTTTTGCTGA
- a CDS encoding glycoside hydrolase family 30 beta sandwich domain-containing protein, with the protein MPASLLLALLAPAQTPVEWVANLLTYQNPHQSVVVVLGNNTSADQTVRLQLGKQFIVPQLKPHFFNTLLVKAR; encoded by the coding sequence ATGCCTGCTTCATTACTGCTTGCTCTCTTAGCTCCTGCTCAAACCCCGGTGGAATGGGTTGCTAATCTGCTTACTTACCAAAACCCTCACCAAAGCGTGGTTGTGGTACTTGGGAACAATACCAGTGCCGACCAAACAGTGCGGCTTCAGCTCGGCAAACAATTCATTGTGCCGCAGCTGAAGCCGCATTTTTTTAACACGTTGCTGGTGAAAGCACGCTAG
- a CDS encoding exopolysaccharide biosynthesis polyprenyl glycosylphosphotransferase — protein sequence MSTLTLTCEPTSPVVQPLLNFNGFNHLPPKLVVQGSRRKRAFDLVFASLVVLFLLSWLMPLIALLIRLESKGPILFKQLRTGKNGKPFYCYKFRSMRTSADANLKQATKGDSRITKVGAFLRKTSLDELPQFINVLKGEMSVIGPRPHMLRHTEDYSKVVHNFMARHTILPGITGLAQVSGYRGETKETEAMAKRVEADLQYIENWSFALDLKIVGQTIAQGLRPQEHVF from the coding sequence ATGAGCACGCTGACTCTCACCTGCGAGCCTACCTCACCAGTAGTCCAGCCCTTGCTGAACTTTAATGGTTTCAACCACCTGCCCCCCAAACTAGTAGTGCAAGGCTCACGGCGGAAACGCGCCTTCGACTTGGTTTTTGCGAGCCTTGTTGTCTTGTTTTTACTTAGCTGGCTGATGCCGCTTATCGCTTTACTTATCCGACTCGAATCGAAAGGACCCATACTCTTCAAGCAACTGCGCACCGGCAAAAACGGCAAGCCGTTTTACTGCTACAAATTTCGTAGTATGCGCACCAGCGCCGACGCGAATCTCAAGCAGGCTACCAAAGGCGACAGCCGCATCACTAAGGTCGGTGCGTTTTTGCGTAAGACCAGCTTAGATGAGTTGCCACAGTTTATCAATGTATTGAAAGGGGAAATGTCGGTCATCGGCCCCCGCCCGCACATGCTGCGCCACACCGAAGATTATTCCAAGGTTGTGCACAACTTCATGGCGCGCCACACCATCCTGCCTGGCATCACGGGCTTAGCGCAGGTATCAGGCTACCGCGGCGAAACCAAGGAAACCGAGGCTATGGCCAAGCGCGTAGAAGCCGACCTGCAATACATCGAGAACTGGTCGTTTGCTCTGGACCTCAAAATTGTTGGGCAAACTATTGCTCAAGGTTTGCGGCCCCAAGAGCACGTGTTTTAA
- a CDS encoding SDR family NAD(P)-dependent oxidoreductase has translation MKQNNDNGALQTPLGSGFNATSTASEVIKGISLAGKVAIVTGGYTGIGLETTKTLADAGATVIVPARSLDKARENLAGVANVEVTELDLMNPDSVDAFVATFLASGRPLHLLVNNAGIMFVPLRRNNQEIESQLATNYLAPFQLTARLWKALKQANGARVVNVSSLGHQFGPFHFEDPNFEKRDYETLAAYGQSKTALNLFSLELDKRAQAFGVRAYAVHPGNIWGTELAREAPMELLQRFGFYDEQGNSVPEVIASLKTIPQGAATTIWCATSPLLSNIGGVYCEDADVASLSPGSAMSAGVKAYSVDAADAKRLWPLTEQLTGITFDTAQ, from the coding sequence ATGAAACAAAACAATGATAACGGCGCCTTGCAAACGCCACTTGGTTCGGGCTTCAATGCCACGTCCACGGCAAGTGAGGTAATCAAGGGAATAAGCTTAGCCGGCAAAGTGGCCATCGTGACGGGCGGCTACACCGGCATTGGCTTAGAAACCACCAAAACGCTGGCCGACGCGGGCGCTACTGTCATCGTGCCCGCCCGAAGCCTGGACAAGGCCCGGGAAAATCTGGCGGGAGTTGCCAACGTGGAGGTAACAGAACTGGACCTTATGAATCCGGACTCCGTTGATGCCTTTGTGGCAACGTTCTTGGCTTCGGGTAGACCTCTGCATCTGCTGGTCAATAATGCCGGCATCATGTTCGTGCCTTTGCGCCGAAACAACCAAGAGATAGAATCGCAATTAGCCACCAACTATCTAGCGCCCTTTCAACTAACCGCTCGGTTGTGGAAGGCATTGAAGCAAGCCAATGGCGCCCGAGTGGTCAACGTTTCCTCGCTAGGGCACCAGTTTGGGCCATTTCATTTCGAAGATCCAAACTTTGAAAAACGAGACTACGAAACGTTGGCCGCGTATGGGCAATCGAAAACCGCGCTCAACCTGTTTTCACTGGAATTGGATAAGCGGGCCCAAGCGTTTGGCGTGCGAGCATATGCAGTGCACCCCGGCAATATTTGGGGGACCGAGTTGGCCAGAGAAGCCCCTATGGAGTTACTTCAACGATTTGGCTTCTATGACGAGCAAGGAAATAGTGTTCCGGAAGTTATTGCTTCGCTAAAAACGATACCACAAGGGGCCGCAACCACGATTTGGTGCGCGACGAGTCCCTTATTAAGCAACATTGGGGGAGTATACTGTGAGGATGCAGATGTTGCTAGTTTATCGCCCGGATCAGCAATGTCAGCCGGGGTGAAGGCTTATTCAGTTGATGCCGCCGATGCGAAACGGTTATGGCCCTTGACCGAACAACTCACCGGCATCACCTTTGACACGGCGCAATAG
- a CDS encoding bifunctional helix-turn-helix transcriptional regulator/GNAT family N-acetyltransferase, whose product MNFFDEVGPGALGSRLRHITDLITSQASQVYGLYHVDIEPRWFPVFYTVASAPDRHVGEIAERIGQTHAAVSQVVKELVRHGLVSVQRGEVDQRRSVVALTEQGAALWPVLQQQVTDVREASEALLSETRHNLWLALEEMEYALSQQSLTSRVKAIRDARVGSQVEVLAYEPQYQADFKQLNVEWIDRYFRVEAADLKALDHPEEYILQRGGYIFLARYQDRIVGTCALLLLEDGSFELAKMAVSPAAQGLGIGMRLGEAAIAQARRLGVRRLYLESNTKLTPALQLYHKLGFRKTVAGQPSPYERCNIQMELLLSPQ is encoded by the coding sequence ATGAATTTCTTTGATGAAGTAGGGCCAGGTGCCCTAGGCAGCCGGCTACGACACATCACCGACCTGATAACCAGCCAAGCAAGCCAGGTCTATGGCCTGTACCACGTGGATATTGAGCCGCGGTGGTTTCCGGTTTTCTACACGGTTGCAAGCGCCCCGGACCGGCACGTAGGCGAAATAGCGGAGCGCATTGGGCAGACCCACGCTGCTGTCAGCCAGGTAGTGAAAGAACTGGTTCGCCACGGACTAGTAAGCGTACAACGCGGGGAAGTGGATCAACGCCGTAGCGTCGTTGCTTTGACGGAACAAGGCGCGGCCCTTTGGCCCGTTCTGCAGCAGCAAGTGACTGATGTTCGCGAGGCTTCTGAAGCTTTGCTAAGCGAAACTCGGCACAACCTATGGCTGGCGTTAGAAGAAATGGAATATGCCTTATCTCAACAAAGCCTTACCAGCCGAGTAAAAGCAATCCGCGACGCGCGCGTGGGCTCTCAGGTGGAAGTGCTTGCGTATGAGCCCCAATACCAAGCTGACTTCAAACAACTCAACGTGGAGTGGATCGACCGCTACTTTCGCGTGGAAGCAGCGGATTTAAAGGCCCTGGATCACCCCGAGGAGTATATTTTGCAGCGGGGAGGCTACATTTTCCTAGCCCGTTACCAGGACCGCATTGTGGGTACCTGCGCTCTGCTGCTGCTAGAAGACGGTAGCTTCGAACTTGCGAAAATGGCCGTCTCCCCTGCTGCGCAAGGCTTAGGTATAGGCATGCGGTTAGGCGAGGCCGCTATTGCGCAGGCCCGCCGCCTTGGGGTTCGGCGCCTCTACTTGGAAAGCAACACTAAACTAACTCCGGCTCTACAACTGTATCACAAGCTCGGCTTCCGCAAAACAGTAGCCGGCCAGCCCTCCCCTTATGAGCGGTGCAACATCCAAATGGAGTTGCTACTAAGCCCTCAGTAA
- a CDS encoding glycoside hydrolase family 127 protein: MTLLSTRAWLLSLLLGALSGPVAEAQTYLPLPHDTRMKVQPQVPVKAYAFNLAQVKLLDSSFKVAEQADAKYLLKLEPDRLLADFREHSGLPAKGKRYGGWESSGLAGHTLGHYLSACALAYASTGNAEFKQRVDYLVAQLEECQKARKTGYVGAIPKEDQLWTEVASGNIRSRGFDLNGAWSPWYTVHKVMAGLLDAYLYCDNKAALAVNQGIADWTGSTIKGLDEAKMQEMLVCEYGGMAETLANTYALSGDKKYLDLSYRFYDKRILDPLAARTDILPGKHSNTQIPKAIASARRYELTGDRKDAAIADFFWQTVTENHSYATGGNSNYEYLGEPRKLNDKLSENTTETCNTYNMLKLTQHLFAQQPSAKLMDYYEKGLYNHILASQHHETGMTTYFVPLRMGGRKTYSDEFNTFTCCVGSGMENHVKYAENIYFQGADGSLYVSLFVPSELAWQEKGITLRQESQLPANNQITFTVTAAKPRTFKLRLRHPKWTKNPQVRVNGKVEAVTPDAEGYLVLDRKWKTQDRVELTLPADFYTEALPDNPDRRALFYGPTLLAGVLGNTEPEPVTGVPVLVTANNSVNDWVKPVDAKQLRFQTAGLGVPNDVPLIPFNQTGNEYYTVYWDVFTPEKWATQQRVYEAARKKQQELEAQTVDVLRVGEMQPERDHNFTITEKAETGEEHGRKWRMVNEGGNMTFTLKVAPTKANTLLLTYWGMDNRGRVFDVLVEGEKIATEDLNKYKESRFYDISYPIPPALTKGKQQVKVTFQAKPKNSAGPVYGIRNVQQ, encoded by the coding sequence ATGACCCTACTTTCAACCCGCGCTTGGTTGCTGTCCTTGCTGCTAGGTGCTTTGAGCGGCCCCGTAGCGGAAGCACAAACCTACCTGCCTCTCCCCCACGATACGCGGATGAAAGTGCAGCCCCAAGTGCCGGTAAAAGCTTACGCGTTCAACCTAGCTCAAGTGAAGCTGCTCGACAGCTCGTTCAAAGTAGCCGAGCAAGCGGACGCGAAGTATCTACTAAAGCTAGAACCCGACCGACTGCTAGCCGACTTCCGGGAGCATAGCGGTTTGCCAGCCAAAGGCAAACGGTACGGTGGCTGGGAATCGTCAGGGCTGGCGGGACACACGTTGGGGCATTACCTCTCGGCTTGCGCGCTGGCCTATGCTTCGACCGGCAACGCCGAGTTCAAGCAGCGCGTGGACTACCTCGTAGCTCAACTCGAAGAGTGCCAAAAAGCCCGCAAAACTGGCTACGTGGGCGCTATTCCAAAGGAAGACCAGCTATGGACCGAAGTAGCCAGCGGCAACATTCGCTCGCGCGGGTTCGATTTGAACGGGGCGTGGTCGCCGTGGTACACGGTGCACAAAGTCATGGCCGGCCTGCTCGACGCGTACTTGTACTGCGACAACAAAGCGGCCCTCGCTGTCAACCAAGGCATTGCCGACTGGACGGGCAGTACCATCAAGGGCCTCGACGAAGCGAAAATGCAGGAAATGCTGGTCTGCGAGTACGGCGGCATGGCCGAAACCCTCGCCAACACCTACGCTTTGAGCGGCGACAAGAAGTACCTCGACCTCTCGTACCGCTTCTATGATAAGCGCATCCTCGACCCCTTGGCCGCCCGCACCGATATTCTGCCCGGCAAGCACTCCAACACCCAGATTCCGAAGGCCATTGCCAGTGCCCGTCGCTACGAGCTGACGGGCGACAGAAAGGACGCCGCCATTGCCGACTTTTTCTGGCAAACCGTGACCGAAAACCATTCTTATGCCACCGGCGGCAACAGCAACTATGAGTACCTCGGGGAACCGCGCAAGCTCAACGACAAGCTCAGTGAAAACACCACCGAGACCTGCAACACCTACAACATGCTGAAGCTGACGCAGCACTTGTTTGCCCAGCAGCCCTCGGCGAAGTTGATGGATTACTACGAAAAGGGGCTTTACAACCACATCTTGGCTTCACAGCACCACGAAACCGGCATGACCACTTACTTCGTGCCGCTACGCATGGGGGGCCGCAAAACCTACAGCGACGAGTTCAACACGTTTACTTGCTGCGTGGGCTCGGGCATGGAAAACCACGTGAAGTACGCCGAGAACATCTACTTCCAGGGCGCGGACGGTAGCTTATACGTCAGTTTGTTTGTTCCCTCAGAGCTAGCCTGGCAGGAGAAAGGCATAACTCTGCGCCAGGAAAGCCAACTGCCCGCCAACAACCAAATCACGTTTACGGTCACGGCTGCTAAGCCCCGGACCTTCAAGCTGCGCCTACGTCATCCCAAGTGGACCAAGAACCCACAAGTGCGCGTGAACGGCAAAGTGGAAGCCGTGACCCCGGATGCGGAGGGCTACCTCGTACTCGACCGAAAATGGAAAACCCAGGACCGGGTGGAGCTGACCTTGCCCGCCGACTTCTATACCGAAGCCCTACCCGATAACCCCGACCGCCGGGCGCTGTTCTACGGCCCAACGCTGCTGGCCGGCGTGCTCGGCAACACCGAGCCGGAGCCCGTTACCGGCGTGCCCGTGCTCGTAACCGCCAACAACAGCGTGAACGACTGGGTGAAACCGGTGGATGCTAAACAGCTACGGTTCCAAACCGCCGGCCTCGGGGTGCCCAACGACGTGCCCTTGATTCCTTTCAACCAAACCGGCAACGAGTACTACACCGTGTACTGGGACGTCTTTACTCCCGAAAAGTGGGCCACTCAGCAGCGCGTGTACGAGGCAGCCCGCAAAAAGCAGCAAGAACTGGAAGCCCAAACCGTAGACGTGCTGCGCGTGGGCGAAATGCAGCCCGAGCGCGACCACAACTTCACCATCACCGAGAAGGCCGAAACCGGCGAGGAGCACGGCCGCAAATGGCGCATGGTGAACGAGGGCGGCAACATGACCTTCACCCTGAAAGTAGCTCCGACCAAAGCTAATACGCTGCTGCTCACATATTGGGGCATGGATAACCGCGGCCGTGTATTCGACGTGCTGGTTGAAGGCGAGAAGATCGCCACCGAAGACCTTAACAAGTACAAGGAGAGCCGCTTCTACGACATTTCTTACCCCATTCCGCCGGCACTAACCAAGGGCAAGCAGCAAGTGAAAGTTACTTTCCAAGCCAAGCCGAAAAACAGCGCCGGCCCGGTGTACGGCATCCGCAACGTGCAGCAGTAG
- a CDS encoding glucose 1-dehydrogenase codes for MSKLQNKVAVVTGGNSGIGFGIAEAFHTEGAVGTITGRNPETLNQAVEELGSGFIGIQGDVTKMEDLERIFKDTFERFGKIDTVVVNAGGIVDGSPMAAITEITEDNYDRYMDLNLKSSYFTVQKALPYLNDGASIILIGSSAAHRAAPGMTVYSAAKAAVISLAKGLSLDLLERKIRVNTLSPGSIDTPVFGKIVPPEQLQQVKQVWTDLIPVGRMGLPSDMGKAAVFLASDDSSFVVGTEILSDGGMTNISLMK; via the coding sequence ATGAGCAAACTACAGAACAAGGTCGCCGTGGTAACGGGCGGCAATAGTGGCATTGGCTTCGGTATTGCTGAAGCCTTCCATACTGAAGGGGCCGTTGGCACCATCACCGGAAGAAATCCAGAAACCCTCAACCAAGCTGTTGAGGAGCTTGGCTCCGGCTTTATCGGCATCCAAGGCGATGTAACCAAAATGGAAGACCTCGAACGGATTTTCAAAGACACCTTTGAGCGGTTCGGTAAGATTGATACGGTGGTGGTAAATGCGGGCGGCATCGTCGATGGCAGCCCCATGGCCGCCATCACGGAGATTACCGAAGACAACTACGACCGGTATATGGACCTGAATTTGAAGAGTTCTTATTTCACGGTTCAAAAAGCACTTCCTTATCTCAACGATGGGGCTTCCATCATTCTCATTGGTTCCAGCGCCGCCCACCGGGCTGCCCCGGGCATGACAGTATATTCCGCGGCGAAAGCAGCGGTTATCTCTTTGGCTAAAGGGTTATCGCTCGACTTGTTGGAAAGAAAAATCAGGGTAAACACCTTGTCGCCCGGATCTATTGACACTCCAGTATTCGGTAAAATAGTACCGCCGGAGCAGTTACAACAAGTCAAACAAGTTTGGACAGACTTGATTCCTGTAGGCCGAATGGGGCTCCCCTCGGATATGGGAAAAGCCGCGGTTTTCCTGGCCTCTGACGACTCTTCCTTCGTGGTCGGAACGGAAATCCTCTCCGACGGCGGGATGACCAATATCAGTTTAATGAAATAA
- a CDS encoding winged helix-turn-helix transcriptional regulator produces MQCQPRRNEEHQKEMRAVQDSMDVLNGKWKISIISSICYYNKRRFSDILNDVVGISNKMLSKELKELEINQLIKRTVLDTQPITVQYELTEHGLTLKTIINNLTEWGIAHHKKIFEQ; encoded by the coding sequence ATGCAGTGCCAACCCCGTCGCAATGAAGAACACCAAAAGGAAATGCGAGCGGTCCAGGATTCGATGGACGTGCTTAATGGCAAATGGAAAATCTCCATCATCTCATCTATTTGCTACTACAACAAACGACGGTTCTCTGATATCTTAAATGACGTCGTCGGCATCTCCAACAAGATGTTAAGCAAGGAATTGAAGGAGTTGGAAATCAATCAGCTGATTAAGCGCACCGTGTTGGACACCCAACCTATAACGGTGCAGTATGAGCTAACGGAACACGGCCTGACATTGAAGACCATCATTAACAATTTGACGGAGTGGGGAATAGCTCACCACAAAAAAATATTCGAGCAATAG
- a CDS encoding LacI family DNA-binding transcriptional regulator yields the protein MGKGKQTNQPSLTDLAKLLGLSVSGVSRALNNDPRISQATKKRVQALAQQLNYQPNHLAAGLRRGKSKLLGVIVPFIDGRFFAVVIKGIELAASRAGFSVIICQSNEDVAHERQNIETLLSAQVEGILVSISRTTHDFAHFEKVQQRGIPLVFFDRILVGTRVNAVVLDDYAGGFLATQHLIEQGCQRIGHFAGPQQLGIYAHRRQGYLDALRKHGLPLAEEFIVYCDPIALDTGKQAMQKLLQLPERPDAIFSASDAAAVGALQLLEEQQLRVPQDVALVGFSNEMFTSLTKPLITSVDQCCEQMGQAAVRLFLQLGQEPKSQAPQHVVLQPELCIRASSLRNT from the coding sequence TTGGGCAAAGGAAAACAAACCAACCAGCCTTCTTTAACTGATTTGGCCAAGCTGCTTGGACTCTCTGTCTCGGGTGTTTCGCGGGCGTTAAACAACGATCCGCGTATCAGCCAGGCCACCAAGAAACGAGTGCAAGCACTGGCCCAGCAGCTAAACTACCAGCCCAACCACCTAGCGGCCGGACTGCGCAGAGGCAAAAGCAAGCTGCTCGGGGTTATCGTGCCCTTTATTGACGGCCGCTTTTTTGCCGTTGTTATCAAGGGCATCGAACTAGCCGCCAGCCGAGCCGGCTTCAGCGTCATTATTTGTCAATCAAACGAGGACGTAGCCCACGAACGGCAGAATATCGAAACGTTGCTCAGTGCGCAGGTAGAAGGTATTTTGGTTTCTATATCGCGCACCACGCATGATTTTGCGCATTTCGAGAAGGTGCAGCAGCGGGGTATTCCCTTGGTGTTCTTCGACCGAATTTTGGTGGGTACCCGCGTGAATGCCGTGGTGCTTGATGATTATGCGGGGGGCTTTCTAGCAACCCAGCACCTGATCGAGCAAGGATGCCAACGCATTGGGCACTTCGCCGGGCCCCAACAGTTAGGCATTTATGCACACCGCCGGCAAGGGTACCTCGACGCCTTACGGAAGCATGGGCTGCCTCTGGCTGAAGAGTTCATTGTGTACTGCGACCCCATTGCGCTGGATACGGGCAAGCAAGCAATGCAAAAACTACTGCAGTTGCCGGAGCGTCCGGACGCCATTTTCTCGGCCAGTGATGCGGCGGCGGTGGGGGCGCTTCAGTTACTGGAAGAACAGCAGTTACGGGTGCCGCAGGACGTGGCTCTGGTTGGTTTCAGCAACGAAATGTTCACATCTCTCACCAAGCCCTTAATTACTTCGGTTGATCAATGCTGCGAGCAAATGGGGCAGGCAGCCGTGCGCTTGTTTCTGCAATTAGGGCAAGAGCCGAAAAGCCAAGCGCCGCAACACGTAGTCTTGCAGCCCGAGTTGTGCATCCGGGCCTCCTCTCTTCGCAACACCTGA